The following are encoded in a window of Longibacter salinarum genomic DNA:
- a CDS encoding site-2 protease family protein gives MDSDFSRSDASSDSSSHGSTPDGAASRDGGDDNNAFGGAESPWQGEEEQASDKPSGNGVPPRRVIVSSGDDDVWHEEVAGQRPEPKTYKDRTWLHLLLFLLTVASTVYVGGMFAGRIEVYEAQGYSHMLWDGIKYSFALLGALTVHEFGHYFAARHHRINTSLPYYIPLPVMPIGTLGAVIRIREPIPSERKLFDIGAAGPLAGFVIALVAVLYGFITLPPPEYLLDLGGHEALKEHIRQFGTFPSVMPESEGGEVIVLGETLLFWILSQFFEHVPPMYELYHYPVLYAGWLGLFFTALNLLPVGQLDGGHILYALFGETWHRRLARGFVLLLLLSGSIGFLQSARPELYAMADWVGDSTYIILAVILFVYLYRTFNGDHRYIATSLLVLLVGARGAMWLGEPFTNVGYSGWLVWTALIVFFVRVEHPPVRYREPLTPMRRFLGYVSIAIFFLCFSFRPIYLM, from the coding sequence GTGGATTCTGACTTCTCTCGGTCCGACGCCTCCTCCGATTCCTCGTCCCATGGCTCTACGCCGGATGGCGCGGCTTCACGTGATGGTGGCGATGACAACAACGCGTTCGGTGGAGCGGAGTCGCCATGGCAGGGTGAGGAAGAGCAGGCATCAGATAAGCCCTCAGGCAACGGCGTTCCGCCGCGCCGGGTCATCGTTTCTTCCGGTGACGACGACGTATGGCACGAGGAGGTCGCGGGGCAGCGACCGGAGCCGAAGACGTACAAGGATCGGACGTGGCTTCATCTCTTGCTTTTTCTGCTAACGGTCGCATCGACGGTTTACGTCGGTGGTATGTTTGCCGGCCGCATCGAAGTGTATGAGGCCCAGGGCTACAGTCACATGCTCTGGGATGGGATCAAGTATTCCTTTGCGCTGCTCGGCGCGCTGACGGTTCACGAGTTCGGGCACTATTTTGCCGCTCGGCATCATCGGATTAACACGTCGCTTCCGTACTACATTCCGTTGCCCGTTATGCCCATCGGCACGCTGGGGGCGGTGATCCGGATCCGCGAGCCGATTCCGAGTGAACGGAAGCTCTTTGACATTGGAGCAGCCGGCCCGCTTGCGGGATTCGTGATCGCGCTTGTGGCTGTGTTGTATGGTTTCATAACGCTTCCGCCCCCGGAGTATCTCCTGGATTTGGGCGGTCACGAAGCGTTGAAAGAACATATCCGGCAATTCGGAACGTTCCCCTCCGTCATGCCCGAGAGCGAGGGGGGCGAAGTGATCGTGTTGGGGGAAACGCTTCTTTTCTGGATATTGTCGCAGTTCTTCGAGCACGTGCCGCCGATGTACGAGCTCTATCACTATCCGGTGCTCTATGCCGGGTGGCTGGGGCTCTTTTTTACAGCTCTGAACCTTCTTCCGGTCGGGCAGCTTGACGGAGGACATATTCTCTACGCTCTCTTTGGCGAAACATGGCATCGTCGCCTGGCCCGGGGCTTCGTGCTGCTCCTGCTTCTGTCTGGAAGCATCGGGTTTTTGCAGTCCGCCCGGCCTGAACTCTATGCTATGGCAGACTGGGTCGGCGACTCGACGTACATCATTCTCGCCGTTATTCTCTTCGTCTATCTGTATCGGACGTTCAATGGGGATCACCGCTACATTGCCACGTCCCTGCTCGTGCTCCTAGTGGGAGCCCGTGGCGCGATGTGGCTAGGCGAGCCGTTTACGAACGTCGGCTACAGCGGATGGCTCGTCTGGACGGCGCTGATCGTGTTTTTCGTGCGCGTCGAACACCCGCCGGTTCGGTATCGCGAGCCCCTCACACCCATGCGCCGCTTCCTGGGCTACGTGAGTATCGCGATCTTCTTCCTGTGCTTCAGCTTCCGGCCGATCTATCTGATGTAG
- a CDS encoding WD40/YVTN/BNR-like repeat-containing protein → MRFFSLCLVAVLLVGVPDVKAQSDSFSKGRWEKQAKRLTPIQGGSVVSNFIQIMAAGGDSLWHGPLLSVYVEDAPEGQRFLTVDDPTLTEEENVVFALDVVSDPLPTSTIWAGLAFSGTDNQPTAGGLLVSTDGGANFSYLNPPLDAPGDTTIQYGSSTLTAIPITEPSGAAPQDIDVDEASGTTWLAGARRGLRRTTDGGQTWSRVVLPPDSAVSITPDDPNDFTLGPPLNDGRGNRNHFVFSTLVDETGTVWAGTAAGINRSRPQDVINGERAWLHIIADGTRNFLTGNSVVRIQEQPTPGRNPVWIASWALDQTDRFGVTVTTDGGQTYRQTLLGERVYDFAFRGDRVYAAAEDALYRSEDGGRTWISQTTFQPEDGEPDKLPRDLGLRAVVTTPRALWLGTTDGLLRSTNEGRTWQIFRTSAPVNPDDPTDEAPDVATYAYPNPFSPASDEFTRIRYETEGPTSVEINIYDFSMNRVRTIRDDVGQGQVESTWDGTDEGGLRLPNGTYFYTVDTGRTTVRGKILLLE, encoded by the coding sequence ATGCGATTCTTTTCTCTTTGTCTCGTTGCCGTACTATTGGTCGGGGTGCCGGATGTCAAGGCCCAGTCCGACTCGTTTTCGAAAGGCCGCTGGGAGAAGCAGGCAAAGCGCCTGACGCCGATCCAGGGAGGCTCGGTTGTTAGCAACTTTATTCAGATCATGGCGGCAGGGGGCGACTCGCTCTGGCATGGACCGCTACTCTCGGTCTATGTAGAGGATGCTCCAGAAGGACAGCGGTTTCTGACGGTGGACGATCCTACCCTCACAGAGGAGGAGAACGTCGTGTTTGCCCTGGACGTTGTAAGCGATCCCCTGCCGACGTCGACGATCTGGGCTGGGCTTGCATTTTCGGGAACGGACAACCAACCGACGGCGGGCGGCCTCCTCGTTTCAACGGATGGTGGGGCGAACTTTTCGTACCTGAATCCTCCGCTCGATGCGCCAGGTGACACCACGATTCAGTACGGATCTTCGACGCTTACAGCCATCCCGATCACGGAACCCTCCGGTGCCGCCCCGCAGGATATCGACGTGGATGAGGCATCCGGGACGACGTGGCTAGCCGGTGCGCGCCGAGGTCTGCGTCGGACGACCGATGGCGGACAGACGTGGTCTCGCGTAGTGCTGCCACCCGACTCTGCCGTCTCCATTACGCCGGATGACCCCAACGACTTCACGCTCGGTCCTCCGCTCAACGACGGCCGCGGAAACCGAAATCACTTTGTGTTTAGCACGCTCGTCGACGAGACCGGCACCGTGTGGGCCGGTACGGCCGCGGGAATTAATCGGTCGCGTCCGCAGGACGTGATCAACGGGGAGCGCGCGTGGCTTCACATCATCGCCGACGGGACGCGGAATTTTCTCACGGGGAACAGCGTGGTCCGCATTCAGGAGCAACCGACGCCGGGACGCAACCCGGTCTGGATCGCCTCCTGGGCACTTGACCAGACGGATCGATTCGGCGTGACGGTGACGACCGATGGCGGCCAAACGTATCGGCAGACGCTCCTCGGCGAGAGAGTCTATGACTTCGCGTTTCGCGGCGATCGGGTTTATGCCGCGGCGGAGGACGCATTATATCGCAGCGAGGACGGCGGCCGGACGTGGATTTCGCAGACGACGTTCCAGCCAGAAGATGGTGAGCCCGATAAGCTCCCCCGCGATCTTGGTCTGCGGGCGGTCGTCACGACGCCACGGGCGCTCTGGCTTGGCACGACCGACGGACTGCTCCGGAGTACGAACGAGGGGCGGACATGGCAGATCTTCCGGACCAGTGCGCCGGTAAATCCCGATGACCCCACGGATGAAGCACCGGATGTCGCGACGTACGCGTATCCCAATCCGTTCTCTCCGGCCAGCGACGAATTCACGCGCATTCGCTACGAGACAGAAGGTCCAACCTCGGTCGAGATCAACATTTACGACTTCAGCATGAACCGCGTCCGAACGATCAGGGACGATGTGGGACAGGGACAGGTTGAATCGACCTGGGATGGGACGGATGAGGGCGGTCTTCGCCTTCCAAACGGGACTTATTTCTATACGGTTGATACCGGCCGTACAACGGTTCGTGGAAAGATTCTCTTGCTCGAATGA
- a CDS encoding O-acetylhomoserine aminocarboxypropyltransferase/cysteine synthase family protein, translating into MSTTDASSNGSEPANRQAAHRFETLQVHAGHDPDPTTRARAVPIYASTSFTFEDADHGADLFALKEFGNIYTRIMNPTNDAFEKRVAALEGGVGALATASGQSAQFLTIATLAEAGDNIVASSHLYGGTFNQFKNTFPRFGIDVRFADGPEADSVASLIDDDTKAIYVETISNPRFSVPDFEALKRVSEENGIPLVVDNTFGAGGYTGRPIEHGADIVVESATKWIGGHGTTIGGVIVDAGTFPWNNGKFPQFDEPSPSYHGLNFWEAFGPDGVLGVNAAFITRARVEALRDIGPAQNPFGSFLLLQGLETLSLRVERSNDNALELATWLQEQDGVSWVSYPGLEDHPYHDRATRYLKNGYGAVLAFGVDGGVDAGRAFVENVELASHLANVGDAKTLVIHPSSTTHQQLAEEEQKASGVSPDLVRVSVGIEHIDDLKADFRQALTAVREAVPA; encoded by the coding sequence ATGAGTACGACCGACGCTTCATCCAATGGCAGCGAACCCGCGAATCGTCAAGCAGCGCATCGCTTCGAAACGCTGCAGGTTCACGCCGGGCACGACCCGGATCCCACGACCCGGGCCCGCGCTGTTCCAATCTATGCTTCGACCTCTTTTACCTTCGAAGACGCGGACCATGGCGCTGATCTCTTCGCCCTGAAGGAGTTCGGCAACATCTATACGCGCATTATGAACCCGACAAACGACGCGTTTGAAAAGCGCGTTGCTGCGCTGGAGGGAGGCGTCGGCGCGCTGGCGACAGCAAGTGGACAGTCCGCCCAATTCCTGACGATTGCGACGCTTGCCGAGGCGGGGGACAACATTGTGGCGTCGAGCCATCTTTATGGCGGGACGTTCAACCAGTTCAAAAACACCTTCCCGCGTTTCGGCATCGACGTGAGGTTTGCGGACGGTCCGGAAGCCGACTCCGTCGCCTCGCTGATCGACGATGACACCAAGGCGATCTACGTTGAGACGATCTCCAACCCGAGGTTCAGCGTGCCGGACTTCGAGGCGCTGAAACGAGTGAGCGAAGAGAACGGCATCCCGTTGGTCGTGGACAACACATTTGGCGCAGGCGGTTACACGGGTCGTCCGATCGAGCACGGCGCGGACATCGTGGTAGAGAGCGCTACAAAATGGATCGGCGGCCACGGAACGACGATCGGAGGCGTCATCGTGGATGCAGGAACCTTCCCCTGGAATAATGGCAAGTTTCCACAGTTCGACGAGCCGTCGCCGTCGTATCACGGGCTGAACTTCTGGGAGGCCTTTGGCCCAGATGGTGTGCTTGGAGTCAACGCGGCCTTTATCACGCGGGCACGGGTTGAAGCGCTCCGCGACATCGGTCCGGCGCAAAATCCGTTTGGATCGTTCCTGCTGCTGCAGGGGCTGGAGACGCTCAGTCTGCGCGTGGAGCGAAGCAATGACAACGCACTCGAGCTCGCGACGTGGTTGCAGGAGCAGGACGGCGTAAGTTGGGTGAGCTATCCCGGACTCGAGGATCATCCGTACCACGACCGGGCAACACGATATCTGAAAAACGGTTACGGCGCTGTCCTGGCATTCGGCGTGGACGGGGGCGTAGACGCCGGTCGAGCCTTCGTCGAAAACGTGGAGCTCGCGAGTCATCTGGCGAACGTTGGAGATGCGAAGACGCTCGTGATTCATCCGTCGTCGACGACACATCAGCAACTGGCGGAGGAGGAGCAAAAGGCGAGTGGAGTATCTCCCGATCTCGTCCGTGTGTCCGTGGGGATCGAGCATATCGACGATCTCAAGGCGGACTTTCGCCAGGCACTGACGGCCGTCCGTGAGGCGGTTCCCGCATAG
- the metX gene encoding homoserine O-acetyltransferase MetX yields the protein MSSRTFDRHGLESGAVLKDAIVEYETWGTLNEAGTNAIVVCHALTGDAHADDWWEHLIGPGRPIDTDRYFVVCANTIGSPYGTASPLSLNPDTGERYGATFPQATVRDTVRLHHRLLWSLGVRRVAAVVGGSMGGMQVLEWAVSGSFVQTIVPIAVGGRHSPWQIGWSEAQRQAIMADPNWNGGQYTDDARPSRGLSAARMMAMVSYRSRGSFEQRFGRRLQSNNGSSSADAAPFEVESYLRYQGRKLDDRFDANCYVHLTRQMDSHDISRGRGAYEDVLASIEQPALVIGISSDVLYPVEEQEELASLLPNASLHVVDSPHGHDGFLIEQDAIAEVLHPWLETHSRPSAQGASTFSVEANVSSVPRAPLSKSSTSGS from the coding sequence ATGTCATCACGAACATTTGACCGCCACGGGCTGGAGTCCGGCGCGGTCCTGAAGGACGCTATTGTCGAATATGAGACGTGGGGAACGCTCAATGAGGCCGGTACGAACGCCATCGTCGTCTGTCATGCGTTAACCGGAGATGCACACGCCGACGACTGGTGGGAGCACCTGATCGGCCCCGGACGCCCGATCGATACCGACCGCTACTTTGTCGTTTGCGCGAATACGATCGGCTCCCCGTATGGAACCGCATCGCCGCTCAGTCTGAATCCCGACACGGGGGAGCGCTACGGCGCTACCTTTCCGCAGGCGACGGTTCGCGATACCGTTCGCCTACATCATCGACTGCTGTGGAGTCTCGGCGTGCGACGGGTTGCAGCGGTTGTGGGTGGATCGATGGGCGGGATGCAGGTCCTGGAATGGGCCGTGAGCGGATCCTTCGTCCAGACGATTGTGCCTATCGCCGTCGGGGGGCGCCATTCGCCGTGGCAGATTGGCTGGAGCGAGGCGCAGCGCCAGGCCATCATGGCGGATCCGAATTGGAATGGCGGTCAATACACGGACGACGCGCGGCCCTCGCGCGGGCTGTCTGCCGCTCGGATGATGGCGATGGTTTCGTACCGGTCGCGCGGCTCGTTCGAGCAGCGCTTCGGGCGTCGTCTTCAATCGAACAACGGATCTTCGAGTGCGGACGCCGCCCCGTTTGAGGTGGAGAGTTATCTGCGGTACCAGGGTCGAAAGCTTGACGATCGGTTCGACGCCAACTGCTATGTTCACCTGACCCGTCAGATGGACTCACACGACATCTCGCGCGGACGCGGGGCCTACGAAGACGTGCTGGCATCGATCGAGCAGCCGGCGCTCGTGATTGGTATTTCGTCGGATGTATTGTACCCGGTTGAAGAGCAGGAGGAACTGGCGTCGCTCCTCCCAAACGCGAGCCTTCATGTCGTTGACTCACCACACGGGCACGACGGATTTCTTATCGAGCAGGATGCGATCGCAGAGGTCTTGCACCCGTGGTTGGAAACGCATAGCAGGCCCAGCGCTCAAGGAGCGTCTACCTTCTCCGTGGAAGCCAACGTCTCATCCGTCCCGCGTGCTCCTCTATCGAAATCATCGACGTCTGGATCATGA
- a CDS encoding Hsp20/alpha crystallin family protein has product MTQMTRHSPTRTLRDLQREVDDIFGRFFSEGSGSGSNTTTWTPRTDMVESEEGYHLQLDVPGMSKDDLNINIQNNTLTISGERSMQRTSEGEERVRVERAFGTFHRTFALPRSVDAENIQAKYEDGVLTVNVPKAENAQRRRIEIE; this is encoded by the coding sequence ATGACGCAGATGACACGTCACTCTCCGACGCGGACGCTGCGCGATCTGCAGCGGGAGGTAGATGACATCTTCGGTCGCTTCTTCAGTGAAGGCTCCGGATCGGGAAGCAACACAACGACCTGGACGCCGAGGACCGATATGGTCGAATCGGAGGAGGGGTACCACCTTCAGCTCGACGTTCCAGGCATGTCGAAGGATGATCTGAATATCAACATTCAGAATAACACATTGACAATCAGCGGTGAGCGCTCGATGCAGCGTACATCCGAAGGCGAAGAGCGCGTTCGGGTTGAGCGTGCATTCGGCACGTTCCACCGCACGTTTGCGCTTCCCCGTTCCGTCGATGCCGAGAATATTCAGGCCAAGTACGAAGACGGCGTGCTAACGGTTAACGTACCCAAGGCCGAAAATGCACAACGTCGTCGCATTGAGATCGAATAG
- a CDS encoding high-potential iron-sulfur protein — MNDSNSERSDSQRTDQSDSNARKGVSRRGFIQKLSALGLAGFGASAILAGCGGSDDSGSATSDTAASGNLQCDDLSGLTASERERRQTQVEALQYVEESETEGQYCDNCLFYQQPEEGSECGGCQLFPGPVNPKGWCNTWQAKAG, encoded by the coding sequence ATGAACGATTCCAATTCCGAACGCTCCGACTCACAACGCACAGATCAGTCCGACAGCAACGCTCGAAAAGGCGTTTCCCGTCGCGGATTCATCCAGAAACTCTCCGCTCTCGGTCTCGCCGGGTTTGGTGCAAGTGCCATCCTTGCCGGATGCGGCGGCTCCGACGACTCTGGCAGCGCCACGTCCGACACCGCGGCCTCAGGCAACCTCCAGTGCGATGATCTCTCGGGTCTTACGGCAAGTGAACGTGAACGTCGTCAGACGCAGGTCGAGGCGCTTCAGTACGTCGAAGAGTCCGAGACAGAGGGCCAGTATTGCGATAACTGTTTGTTCTACCAGCAACCCGAAGAAGGATCTGAGTGCGGTGGCTGCCAGCTCTTCCCGGGCCCGGTGAACCCGAAAGGATGGTGCAACACGTGGCAGGCAAAAGCTGGGTGA
- a CDS encoding CPBP family intramembrane glutamic endopeptidase gives MRSFFRDEWRRLRRAVESLDLQTMVVLTLAAFIVILHFNIGSRSVFLSNFADGFDPSWRTLWSWGWWFGTKGILGFVVPLLVLYFAFGRSARECGVGLGNWRLASGIAALYLPLVAIGTWILSDGAAFQSQYPHFRGAAFKWQFFLIYEALFLFYWMGWEYLWRGFVLFGTVHKLGLYAIFVQAVPFAVLHVDKPWPEAMLSIVGGVALGALCWRCRSFWIAVPIHAAQMMLLDFWCTLRARTEVDGWGLSALMDALAALT, from the coding sequence ATGCGCAGTTTTTTTCGCGACGAATGGCGTCGTCTACGTCGAGCCGTGGAGTCTCTCGACCTTCAGACGATGGTGGTGCTGACGCTTGCCGCCTTTATCGTGATTCTGCACTTCAACATTGGGAGTCGCAGCGTCTTTCTGAGCAACTTCGCAGACGGATTCGATCCATCCTGGCGGACTCTCTGGTCGTGGGGATGGTGGTTTGGCACGAAGGGTATTCTCGGCTTCGTCGTCCCGCTGCTCGTGTTGTACTTCGCCTTTGGTCGTTCCGCTCGCGAGTGTGGTGTTGGGCTGGGCAACTGGCGTCTCGCGTCGGGAATCGCCGCCCTCTACCTGCCGCTCGTGGCCATCGGTACGTGGATTCTAAGTGACGGCGCTGCCTTCCAGAGCCAGTATCCACACTTCCGTGGAGCCGCCTTCAAATGGCAGTTCTTCCTGATCTACGAAGCCCTGTTCCTGTTTTACTGGATGGGCTGGGAGTACCTCTGGCGTGGCTTCGTCCTGTTCGGGACGGTACATAAACTCGGGCTCTATGCCATTTTCGTTCAAGCGGTGCCGTTCGCCGTGCTCCACGTGGACAAGCCGTGGCCCGAAGCGATGCTGTCGATCGTAGGAGGCGTGGCTCTCGGGGCGCTCTGCTGGCGGTGCCGCTCGTTCTGGATCGCCGTCCCGATTCACGCCGCACAGATGATGTTGCTGGATTTCTGGTGCACGCTCCGAGCGAGAACAGAGGTCGATGGCTGGGGCCTATCCGCACTAATGGACGCTCTTGCCGCTCTTACGTGA
- the pheA gene encoding prephenate dehydratase, with amino-acid sequence MTVAFQGELGAYSEEAVRRVYPDADLVPCTTFVDAFEAVADGAADRAVLPIENSLFGSVHVNYDHLRSYDVTIIGEVQVRIRHCLMAPDGATMDSIRCVRSHPQAIGQCRQSLRELTPEARTEPASDTAGAAREVAEQGDMSVAAIASRRAAERYGLTVVAERIEDNPQNYTRFLVLADADDDATPIGSDDAPFKTSIVFALRENVPGALFKSLAVFALRDLDLEKIESRPLVGAPGRYLFYLDVRGRASDRSLERAFDNLREVATDLRVLGSYRASQIESSDGPIK; translated from the coding sequence ATGACTGTTGCTTTTCAGGGTGAGCTCGGTGCCTACAGTGAGGAAGCCGTTCGGCGGGTATATCCCGACGCCGACCTCGTTCCGTGTACCACATTCGTGGACGCATTCGAAGCGGTCGCGGATGGCGCAGCCGACCGTGCGGTCCTGCCTATCGAAAACTCGCTGTTTGGCAGTGTGCATGTCAATTACGACCACCTCCGATCGTACGATGTGACGATCATCGGAGAAGTCCAGGTTCGCATCCGGCACTGCCTGATGGCGCCGGACGGGGCGACGATGGACTCGATTCGGTGTGTGCGATCTCATCCGCAGGCCATTGGGCAATGCCGCCAGTCTCTCCGAGAGCTCACGCCTGAGGCGCGCACCGAACCCGCGTCAGATACCGCCGGAGCGGCCCGTGAAGTCGCCGAGCAAGGAGATATGAGTGTCGCGGCCATTGCGAGCCGGCGTGCGGCCGAGCGGTATGGGCTGACGGTGGTGGCGGAAAGAATTGAGGACAACCCTCAGAACTACACTCGTTTCCTCGTCCTGGCCGACGCAGACGATGACGCTACGCCGATCGGTTCGGACGATGCGCCCTTCAAGACGTCGATCGTCTTTGCCCTGAGGGAGAATGTCCCGGGAGCGCTGTTCAAGAGTCTGGCGGTTTTTGCCCTTCGTGATCTCGACCTCGAAAAGATCGAAAGCCGGCCGTTGGTCGGTGCACCGGGACGGTACCTCTTCTATCTCGACGTGCGTGGCCGGGCGTCGGACCGTTCGCTCGAGCGAGCCTTTGATAATCTCCGCGAAGTTGCCACAGATCTTCGCGTTCTGGGTTCGTATCGCGCCTCTCAAATCGAGTCGTCCGATGGTCCCATCAAGTGA
- a CDS encoding cell division protein FtsX, with protein MLPYSIREGIANFRRAKFAVFASTSAMSVALVLVGLFALVTFEAQNVSSWLRDRVGEVEVFVDEDASTRQAEALHTRLKTIPAVASTTFISREEAQTIFAEEFGEGAEIYDDGPFLPASVRLRLKTSYIHTDSISQMAGQIQSFDYVDDVVFDQALLARVQQNVRLVSLAGLVLGAIVILAAIFLVGNTIRLTIYARRLLIRTMKLVGATDAFIRRPFLVEGVLQGLIAGTVASGIVWGLYRLMLEELPDLAISYVVPHAELILVGGLIVGGILLGWVGSFFAVRRFIKSVDIH; from the coding sequence ATGTTGCCGTACTCTATTCGCGAAGGCATCGCCAACTTCCGGCGAGCCAAATTTGCTGTATTCGCCTCGACCAGCGCCATGTCGGTGGCCCTCGTTCTCGTCGGCCTTTTTGCGCTGGTTACCTTCGAAGCACAGAACGTCTCATCTTGGCTGCGCGATCGCGTCGGTGAGGTGGAGGTGTTCGTCGACGAAGACGCGTCCACGCGACAGGCCGAGGCGCTTCACACGCGACTGAAGACGATTCCTGCCGTCGCATCGACCACGTTCATCAGCAGGGAGGAGGCCCAGACCATCTTCGCTGAGGAGTTTGGAGAGGGCGCAGAGATCTACGACGACGGTCCTTTCTTGCCGGCGTCCGTTCGGTTAAGGCTCAAGACCAGCTACATCCATACGGATAGCATTTCGCAGATGGCGGGTCAAATTCAGAGCTTTGACTACGTCGACGATGTTGTCTTCGATCAGGCGCTGCTGGCTCGCGTCCAGCAGAACGTACGTCTCGTCAGTCTCGCCGGCCTGGTGCTGGGAGCGATCGTTATTCTCGCAGCGATTTTCCTCGTTGGCAACACCATTCGTTTGACGATCTACGCCCGGCGCCTGCTTATTCGCACGATGAAACTCGTTGGGGCGACGGACGCATTCATTCGACGACCCTTTCTCGTCGAGGGCGTGCTGCAGGGTCTGATTGCTGGCACGGTGGCGTCCGGCATTGTCTGGGGGCTGTACCGGCTGATGCTGGAAGAACTTCCGGACCTCGCGATCAGCTACGTTGTCCCTCATGCCGAGCTCATTCTTGTGGGCGGGCTCATTGTGGGCGGCATTCTGCTTGGGTGGGTCGGGTCGTTTTTCGCCGTTCGACGTTTCATTAAAAGCGTCGACATACACTAG
- a CDS encoding DUF4097 family beta strand repeat-containing protein translates to MTAGILCRPRLWSGIAGALLVVFAGCEPSGTSDVVTEADGRARVGPAVESETVRRGVAPGDRTLVLKGFRGSVMLEGTTQSTAELEFVKRGLGGTEEEARESLNGIRVMEEGTADEYTYTVQSDDERRSATDIRGTIPSGVRLRVEHAAGPVAMIGVDGPIQIEHEHGSVDIREAESSVTVEIKNGDVMVQHRQLPPSAKINLSTENGDMALAIPSDASVQVEAETNAGDIFIRDLTFNPQRLTPLRAGARYAAQRGAGEAVATLRTENGSIVIQKTPSALPDAESLLDTTATDSTAAPHGDSAQADTSSGAELGVFGPPPRDTGTTEDTMPPSDSLDAPTPEPSDTVLSDTVDTDTSR, encoded by the coding sequence ATGACCGCCGGAATTCTTTGTCGCCCGAGACTATGGAGCGGTATCGCCGGGGCACTCCTTGTTGTGTTCGCCGGATGTGAGCCGAGTGGGACGTCGGACGTTGTAACCGAGGCGGACGGTCGTGCGCGCGTCGGGCCGGCCGTGGAGTCGGAGACGGTGCGGCGCGGAGTCGCTCCCGGCGACCGGACGCTCGTTTTGAAAGGCTTTCGCGGGAGCGTCATGCTTGAGGGAACGACGCAGAGCACGGCGGAGCTTGAGTTCGTGAAGCGAGGCCTGGGCGGAACCGAAGAGGAGGCCAGAGAGAGCCTGAATGGCATTCGGGTGATGGAGGAGGGAACGGCGGATGAATACACCTACACGGTGCAGTCGGATGACGAGAGGCGGAGTGCGACCGATATCCGGGGCACGATTCCGTCCGGTGTTCGCCTGCGCGTCGAGCATGCCGCCGGACCCGTGGCGATGATCGGCGTCGACGGACCGATTCAGATTGAGCACGAACACGGATCCGTCGACATTCGGGAGGCAGAATCGAGTGTCACGGTCGAAATCAAAAACGGCGACGTGATGGTCCAGCATCGTCAACTGCCGCCAAGCGCGAAGATCAATCTCTCCACGGAGAATGGAGACATGGCGCTGGCTATTCCTTCGGATGCATCGGTACAGGTCGAGGCCGAAACCAACGCGGGCGACATTTTCATTCGCGACCTGACGTTCAATCCGCAGCGCCTGACGCCGCTTCGTGCCGGGGCACGGTACGCCGCTCAGCGCGGTGCGGGCGAGGCCGTCGCGACGCTCCGAACGGAAAACGGTTCGATCGTGATACAGAAAACGCCGAGCGCACTGCCGGATGCTGAGTCTCTCCTGGATACGACGGCGACGGACTCGACAGCGGCTCCGCACGGGGACTCGGCACAGGCCGACACGTCGAGCGGAGCAGAACTCGGCGTTTTCGGCCCGCCGCCCCGCGATACCGGGACGACTGAGGACACGATGCCGCCTTCTGACTCGCTCGACGCGCCGACGCCCGAGCCATCCGACACCGTGCTCTCAGATACCGTCGATACCGACACGAGTCGATAG